Genomic window (Microcaecilia unicolor chromosome 8, aMicUni1.1, whole genome shotgun sequence):
TTGGGAATAAAGAAGATGGATCGGGCCTTTTAACGTTTTGGCTTCCGTTTGCTTctttttggtatttttttttttttttgtaggttccCGAAAATTAATGAAAATGACCCTATCGGTGTGATTATTCACCCTTTGCTTTAAACAGGATTAGGACTCCACTTGAAATACATTAGGGAAACGGGGTACAGACATATTCAGGAGACTCACACTacaggctccccctcccccactgcgctTCATTTTCAGAAAGTAATGTTACTACTACATTGCACATTATCAGTAATTGTGAAACGACTCCCAGCCTGAAGAGTGCTCACTCAAATATTTCTCCTCCTTTTCTACAGGACTCGAAATGTATTTGAGGGGAAAAAATAGTTCGTTTTAGATCTTTATTCTTAATACTTGCTCAGGGATTTAGTTCAAGAGCCCAAACTTGCTGAGGCCAGCCTGTCCTTCCTTTCAGTCTTTTCTCGCCATGGCCTATAGAATCGGAGTAAACTTCATTctgagaaaaggaaaaaataagtatttaaaatacagccacaacaacagcaacaaaaaatatttttttcagtaagtggtttaaaaaataaaatgattcctcacattttttttcacagaaCATTATCAGTTTGTGTGCCAGGGGGAAGTCGGTCTCGTATGATGGAAGCCTTCTGTTTACGAATATTGTAAATATGAGAGTTCTGTTTGTAAATGTTAATACAGTAGTGGTAATCATAAATTTGGTTGGCGTTTGCAAAAGTACTTTAAATAATGCATTAAACTGTTATTGTAAACTCATACTTCCGTACTTTTGTTGGTAAGTGTAACTTAATTATGCTAGATTATACACAGTAATATATTTGGTTCttactgtttttatcatgttacACAGTGAACTAAATAGGTCTACTTCACAAGCAAATTTCATCAACCATTTTTGGACATTTGGTTTAAGTGTTAGTTAAGTGACTGTCAAaacgattttccaaatatatacAAGATAAACATTTTAATGGATTTTTCCCTTATTCCCAGTGAACCGTGAAAACGTTTATTGTACTTTATATAATATGAAAATCAAACAGAATTGTAAAACAAGATATGTTACCAGTTACCATTCTGattatgaaggtttttttttctaaagtctATTAGTTTACTAGAATATGAGTCATTTAGCTGAGAAATTATTAACAACTCCTACAAAAATGGATATCTAGAAGACACATCTATCAAGAAAGTAGATATAGGAATTGACGGCGAGACAGTTATAAATTTGTATTTAAGTCTGTCCATTAATACTCACCAATTCTCtgcaggaaaacaaaaaaaataaataaacttggaataCGTACATAGCCTACAACAAAACTGACAATCATTTTGAGTAATAATACCCAGTAGCAGCCACTCCTGGACGACAGCACAGACTGTATGAATTCATCAACACTAAATCACCCACAACCCTAGCAGGAATTAGGTCTCTGTATTTTGAGAgagctaaaaataaataaataaaattgataagcatttttccaaaactcactcagtccatcAGCAGCAGGTTTTCAGAAAAATTGGTAATGGCTTTTGgactgagttttggaaaagtgctttTCACCAGCAGTTTGTGGCAACTTTCTGTCCTCAAAATTCTAAAGAAAAACCAAAACGCTGTTCTGTGTGATGAACGCTCATCTCAGGCATACATAATACAGATCTAGATTTAGAAAAGAAGAGTCCGCTTATCTCCAGCAAACCAATAAACAGCTAGATTTCAGCTGCTATTAATGGCCACAGTGAAATTTCACTCATATGTGTTCTGCCCCAAACTTTTTTACAGGATAGAGAGAGGGACAAAAGGACAAGCGAACTAGTAGACCCGATGCAGCCtaactggcgaaacatggccatgttgggtattttattattattattacaatacTTTTAATTTAAAATGTTCTAAATGTTCTGGTCTACTTCTTTGATGTGCTCCCCTAAACATTTTCTATACAtacataaagaaaaacaaaaacagtgttcTACGATGGACACTTATGTCTCAAATATATCTATAGGGAGAATCCTCAGTCTTCAGCAAGCCAAAAACAAAAAACGAACATTAATCTCTcatagatttatatatatatatatatatatatatatatatatatatatatatatatatatatatatatatatatatatatatatatatttatttatttatttatttattttttggcttGCTGAAGACTGAGGATTCTCCCTATAGATATATTTGAGACATAAGTGTCCATCGTAGAACaccgtttttgtttttgtttattcttgttgttttggggtgttttttaaaaatcggttaAAACTACATTCTGTAGAGTAGTTAATAAGATGGACCTGCAAGGTCTGGGAAAACTCTTCAGCAATCCgcaaaaagaaaaaccctggGCTGCCAATTCTGCAAGATGTAAAGAGCTACAATtctaaatattgtgttcagtttgcaGAAGAATAACAGGCCGAAGGTAAATCTTACCgggtctcttttccttttgctttctCTGGTGTCCACTTTCTTAAGTTCGGCTTTAAAACCTTCAGTCTCCCCAGTCTGGGTGTCCTTGGCCAGCACATCCATCAGATAAGCTATGTAACTGGTCGCCAGCCTCAAGGTTTTGATTTTGGACAGTTTGGTGTCGGCTGGCACATTGGGGATACATTCTCTCAGTTCGGCAAAGGCACTATTAATGCTTTCTGTCCGTCTCCTCTCTTTCTTGGGCCCTGCGCCTTTCCTCCTGCCCAGGCGACCCGTCAAGGCCTCCAGCCTGCTGTGGCTCTGGCCCGGACCTGCCGTCCCATAGTCCGGGCTGTAGGGAGGCTGAACTGCAAAATCAGGGGACATTTCTCCCGGGTTGAAGACCCAGCTTTGGAAATAGGGTCTGTCCTGATGGCATCTTGAGCCGGCAGGAAAGAGGAAAGACTCGTGCATCATGTGATGGTGCTGGTAGCTTCCAACCAGATTCATGGTCTACTGGTCTCTGTAAAGCTCCAGAACGAGAGAAGATCTCAGTTCCTGAAATTTCTGCAGACCTTTGCCTCGGTTTGTTTCTTTGTTTCCCTCCCCAATATTATGTCGCCATTAGCTGCATCAAAATCACCTTTACAAGAGCTACAAACCTTGCAGATTTCTTCAGGttactatttcttttctcactcCTTTGGAAAATACAGCTTCTTGCAATGTCTCAACATCAGCTCAGGGGAAAAATAATGTAACTTGGTTTACAGTTCAAAAATCAGCAGCAAAAGTTACcataaaaagggggaggggatctCTTTGTCGACCCCTGCTCACACGTCTCGACCTGTTGAGTAAGTGCCGGCAGTCTGAGTAGGCTTTACCCCTTACTGGAGTCTCCCAGATCAGGTTTATATAGTTCAGGGATCTCAGTGCCAAACTGTTTCTGCAGCCAATGAGGAGAAGAGGAGCGGACAGCAAAGGGAgggcagatccccccccccccccccacgcacccCCAATGCTGTTTGTTGGCTTTCAAAGGCTTGTTTGCTCTACACTTTTATCACACCTTTCTCTTTGCTTTCCCTCAATAAAATGTTTTCAGATCGTTCACCTTGGCTATCTGTTGTGGAGGGGGCAGGAAAATTAAGATGTATTTTAAATGAAAGGAGAAAATAATGGCTATATTAAAAATGTTCTCTTTATTCAGTGCCTGAAGAATTAAGATAGATTTGTGGCTGATTGATACAGGTAAGGAGATCCTatttaaataacaaaaagaagACAGATGGAAAGGAAAATGACATTGAATAAACGGGGGCTTGTGATTTTACGTGTGTTATAACGAAGTGCTGGGAGAATCGCCTTCAGAACTAGAGCAAAATAAGAGCTAGGTATatgttataaataaaacaaagtatGTTGTCTTTGAAACCAGAGGGCTGGATCACTCTCCACGGGTAGGCAATCACACAGAAAATACTGACTTTGAAATAGGAAAATATCTTCCCCAATACTGATATAATATCGAGGATTAACATGCAAACATgtatgggtttgtttttttttaatctttccaaaCATGTATCTGTACGAAGaataaacgaaaaaaaaaaagtgaaaacagCCCATATGTTTCTCATCACCCTATATTTTCTTCGTTTtaattacaataataataatctttaGAACAGAGTtgcattttacattttaaaaaaacggATTACGGTATTAGAAATCGTATAATCTTCTATcagtttttgtttctttctcACATCAAATACGTTTGCAGTTTACCTCTTAAGGGAAAACCTTACTCCTTATCCCCAAAATGTATATTTAAACACTTTAAGGAAACAACGTGGTGTTATATTTAATCTGGGGAATCCTAAAGTACATGAAAACTCAAATGGTTTTGTAGAAACATTTTTCTGTAAAATCATTTGTGTGCCTGTGGTCGGTTTCGTTAAAAGCggctttcttttctctctctcattgaAAAGACAATCAATGAACAATCCACACTTGTTGAGGAAttaaaaataataccatttttaaTATTATTATATGTAGGTCAAAAACAAGTCTTTTGAATTATAAAGAATGCTCCCTTCTTTGCACTACAGATGACTACTAGTTATGTAGACATTGTGTTAGCAATTGCactggtgacccccccccccccccccccgctaaagaTTCAAATATATAAATTCCAGTTTAAATTTGTATCCACTGTTTAATATTCAACGAATATCACAGGGTGATAATGCGGTTTATTTTCTATCCAACTCATTGTAACCAGATTTCGTGAATTATGAAATAAATGTACAGATCAGAAAATGATAATCCTATGAGGTTCTTCCTCCACATGGATAATATTCCAGGATTTATACACTGTTGACACTTAAAGCcataataaatgttattttacaATCAGTTTATTGGCCTGATATATGTAATTGCTATAGACTGAAATAAATAACATTGGAAAATTATATTTTCCCATGTAAGTTTTTCAGTGCCACAAGGGAAAGAATTAGTAAGTAAAACTCCAATATTTGTGTTAAATACCTGCAAGAATTACTGAAAAATAACCTGTAGTGACTTTCAACTTAATTGTAGAATATGAAAATATTAGCTTAAATAATAGCATATTATGCCGTACTTATGCAGCAAATCATGAGTAAGAGCTCCTTCTTGGGTTCTACACAATGTAGCTGGCATGTACTATGTTATTATCTACTGCAACCGATGCACTCTGATTATTATCCTGAAAACTGTTTTGCTTAAAGTATTTTAATGTCAGGCAAGCATcttaatattttccattttcatgATATACATAAGGGAAAATGCTGCAGTGTTTTTAAAGAGggtaagagagagaagaaattaacggaaaatatttatttccaaTGTATGTGGAATCCTAACAATTAATGtcaacattaaatataaaggctttatatatatatatatatatatgtacacacacatacacagagagagagagatggatgtttgtgtgtgtgatcaaagaaaatattttgaaatgtttCTCTATTTAAACATTATGGATGCCAGattacatagatagatagatagatagatagatagatagatagatagatagatatgtatacacacacacacacacacacacacgcacgcaaACACACTTGTATCTCTGGTGGGGAGGAGTCAGACTGTTGTCCCTTCGATTCCAACCTTTCCAGTCAGCTGGACGCCTTTGAAACACTTCACTGAGCCTCCGAAAcccctataaattaaaaaaaaaaaaatccctgcttGGCTTCTCTTACCAGCAAACAGAGCCAGAAGGAGCAATAAAAGCCAACTGGACACCTgataagatgaagttaaagatTTGCAAACAAAAAGACGTGTATCCAGCTTGCTCCCCTGTCCCTGCCTTCTGTTCAAGGTGGAGGAAAAAGCGTCAGACCTTTTCTATTCACGGCTAGTTCTACAAAGATATGGATCTTTGAATTACACACCATTAATAACACACCCTTGCAAGAACAAACGTTTTCGCTGTTTATAGACCTAAGAAGGACCGTTTATATCAGACGCTTGGGTGGCTCAGTGCCGGAACAATGGGCCAGGACCCAACCTATTTGTTATTCAGAGGGTTTGCTATATGCAGGAGACAGATAATTACTGCAGCAAATACTCTATGCAGGGTTTCCTTTGGGAGAAGAAAGTTTGTTGCAAGACTTGTTCTTAAGGGATTTATTGTAATTTCGTAATGGATCCGTCACACATTCGGGTGCAGCAGGACCCTCTGTCCTCAGTCTGAGCAAAGAGCTAGgatttttgttgctgttgttctTTACATATTTTTAGATGCTTTTGTGAAAAGTTCTGTAGGGCGATGTTTCCATTTTTCACAATATCTGAGCAGCGTAAGAATATATAGATTCTAGTCTGAATGAGGAGGTTTATTCGTATGTTTGTGCCCTTCACTGCGAGATTAGTTCACCAATTTCTCCTATGCATCTGATGTCTTAAATCATACTCTCCACATCACAGATGCAATAACTGCTATTATGGATATAGTATTGGCGTCCATATAAAACAGCTATAATTGTCATCCATGATCGTCAATTAAGATGAAAGACAAATTCctgttctttttccattttttctgaGTATAGATATACCAATTCACTCCACATGGATTTAGAGAAACGTAATGTACTGCAGAATTATGATCTATAAAAACGTATAATCGAACAGTGAAAAGACTTTAATATGTCAGTTTATGATTTTCATCACCCTCGTCTGAGGTATCTGTAGTTAGTCTTGCTAGTCTGGCAGAGATAACGTTTAAAGGCAATTATATTACAACTCTGAAACCGCATTTTTCCTATTGcgtacaaaatacatttttcattaGGAAAGAATGAAGGGAATAAATCGGTTTCGAACAAACCTCTGGACGGTGCTGCCAGACTTTCCTTCCAATAGAATAATGCCATCAAATCcaaagtaatatagtaaatgaatgacggtccatccagtctgcccaacaagataaactcattttacttggtatgtgatTCATTAAATTAAATTCATTAAACGTGTTCATTAAATTAAAGTGGAAACAGTTTTCAACATGTAATGAAAATGCTTactgtgtacatttttttttagtgaggattTGTCATGGAATCTGTTTCCTACTGTACAGTAGATATCAAAATCTAGTCCCAAATTCAAACTGATCTGGAATAAACTGCAACTAGGCATACACAGGCCCCTCTTATTTTGTTAAGATGCAGTCTGGCTCCTTTAGCTATAATTTAATTAAAACTGGCAAAGAGTCATTAAATAGAGCAGCCGATTCTTCACTGCTGTGCTATGTTGGGACGACAGAACACAAAAAAGTCTGTTAAATGAGTCTCTATTttaattgaacaaaaaaaaaaaaaaagaaagaaatgcagTTGATTATTAGGGTAGATAGCGGAAATCTCGCAGCTTTAGGTCATGGTATTTACTGATCAATAATACATACCAGGGGTTTCACCATCCCCTGGGTTCACACTGGAATAAACCTTTAGACGTCAGACTCTGATTCGCTGTCTATGTGCTACAGGCAAATATCATTCAGTCTTGCACCCAATTAACTAAGCTGAGTAAATTGATCGGACCATTTTCAGGCGGATTCAGTAACCACTTAATTCCCGCTCCTCGCCCCaacgccccccacccccactccttaTAGAATTTGCCAATCTTATTTGTTAATAGTGTGCTGTTCTTAGTTTCCAACCTAGGCCGAATTCCTACAAAGCTTGTACCCCCTGTATAAACTTGCTCTCCATATTAACTAGCTGAAGATATCACATGGCATTTCTAACCGTATCCTTTCTTCCTGTGATCTTGACTAAAGTAGTATAGttgccctgtgtgtgtgtgtatatatatatatatatatatatatatatatatatatatatatatacagggcatatatataatttatatatatataaattaaaaaaattaaaaaaatatatatatttttttaattgggcTAACGATGCAGTTTTTACTAACTTTCCAGAGTTAAACCCTCGTGCCGTCCTAAGGAAGGGGGTTTAGCTCCACAATACTTGTCAAAAATGATttcagttagtccaataaaaaggtatcatcttatttttgtaATCCTGGTACAAGAAATACATGTGAATAATTCAGTTCagctcttcttccctggcctgaGCAAAtgccttccttcagcagctctccaaATTACTCCCTCATCCACTTTTGCTAAGGACCATTGTGTTAATCATAAAATGGAGAGcttccccttttcccctttcAGAAAATAGGTTCACACCTGCTGGTTCCACAGTTGCCAGGAGAAATGGTTCTCATCAAGGCAGGTGCTCAATTGGCACAAACTTCCAATGTAATGGGGGCAGCCTTTCTGCTGGGAGGTGCAGATTATGGTTTCAATCAAATCATTTTTCTAATTGGCACTTGCTTGTTAATTGCCAGGAGCAGTCGGATGCTGGAAGGGTGCCATGTTGCAGGTGAGCACTGCCATTGAGCTTAACAGATTTTCGGCTTGACAGTAACTTCAATAAAGTGTCTTTTCATTGTTAGATGAGCCTTTGAGAGTAAGAGAAAGTTTAATTTTGGAACTACGGCTCTATGATATTTGTTGCAGGTAAATGCTGATTGAAATGGGTAGATGCGTTCTTATAAAATTATGTCACGACTAAAAGTAGAACGTGGTGCAGTCGAACATGTATAGTGGGTGTGCCTATGGGCGGAGTTTTGGGCAGGGCATGAGCAGAGATATGATTcatacatatgtgcataaatacaTGCTAACATTTCTGCCTGCTCTGTCCATGCTTTCGTTCTAGGCATGATTGCTACAGGATTTCTGCAAGTGCATTATAATGACACATTGATTAAAAATAGGCACCTTCCTGCCCAattaacctgttataaaattatttgataaagtgctaacatttacatgcccgttacatgcataaatgtttagaatgctgCATATATGTTCAAATACCGAATGCTACATTCACGTCCAAATAACAAGCCAGTCCTAATTATATTTGACATATtattctgtattttataaagacctcAATCTATTTGGGGCatagccactgagaggggggtgggggcacaaaATTCCACAGGCCC
Coding sequences:
- the HAND1 gene encoding heart- and neural crest derivatives-expressed protein 1; translated protein: MNLVGSYQHHHMMHESFLFPAGSRCHQDRPYFQSWVFNPGEMSPDFAVQPPYSPDYGTAGPGQSHSRLEALTGRLGRRKGAGPKKERRRTESINSAFAELRECIPNVPADTKLSKIKTLRLATSYIAYLMDVLAKDTQTGETEGFKAELKKVDTRESKRKRDPNEVYSDSIGHGEKRLKGRTGWPQQVWALELNP